A genomic segment from Bombus huntii isolate Logan2020A chromosome 13, iyBomHunt1.1, whole genome shotgun sequence encodes:
- the LOC126872300 gene encoding mRNA decay activator protein ZFP36L2-A isoform X2 gives MSTAVMSTPMFVECSEHLFKNSPAKTKEPTSTSTTSTSGNGSAGNNGGHAPLRRSYTSLVTTLIEQHRKLDRSASEPTSRYKTELCRPFEESGTCKYGDKCQFAHGYSELRNLARHPKYKTELCRTFHTIGFCPYGPRCHFIHNFEEARIHNQKVSAQLGSTQPNILGLNPILSAAAAAAAAAAAGGNTCSGSNVNPTTISSVALLEQIAASPQVAAVAAAATPNLMRANSLSLCSTTNAYNPPPLLRTNSLSLTTSQHHHHHHHHHHHHQTSSTTASSSVIGATRPKPTFSLGSTGDSVSPSSSLSQSPTNSMASFFGDDSNQQASVTSPFSFGQDFGLLATRRSPSPRTNSVCSPLSTEEPTPRTPSPLSPNAESRLPVFNRISNTLADFENLKI, from the coding sequence AACAGTCCCGCAAAGACGAAGGAGCCAACCTCGACATCAACGACGAGTACCTCGGGCAACGGTTCAGCCGGGAATAATGGCGGACACGCGCCTCTTCGCCGTAGCTACACGTCCCTGGTGACAACCCTGATCGAACAACATCGTAAACTAGATCGCAGCGCGAGCGAGCCAACGTCTCGTTATAAAACGGAGCTGTGCAGGCCATTCGAGGAAAGCGGCACCTGCAAATATGGCGACAAGTGTCAGTTCGCTCACGGTTACAGCGAGCTACGGAATCTCGCCCGGCATCCGAAATACAAGACCGAGCTGTGCCGCACGTTCCACACGATCGGTTTCTGTCCGTACGGACCCCGTTGCCATTTCATTCACAACTTCGAGGAGGCTCGAATTCACAATCAAAAGGTGAGCGCGCAACTAGGATCCACGCAACCGAACATACTGGGCTTGAATCCTATTCTAAGCGCTGCAGCAGCGGCAGCCGCAGCCGCAGCCGCCGGTGGAAATACCTGCAGTGGCTCGAACGTCAATCCGACGACGATCAGCAGCGTCGCTCTGCTCGAACAGATCGCGGCCTCGCCTCAGGTAGCGGCAGTGGCGGCCGCAGCGACCCCCAACCTCATGAGAGCCAATTCCTTGAGCCTGTGTAGTACCACCAATGCCTACAATCCACCGCCATTGCTCAGAACCAACTCGTTGAGTCTAACGACTAGCCaacaccaccaccaccaccaccaccaccatcatcatcatcagaCTAGCTCGACGACCGCTAGCTCGTCGGTGATCGGCGCCACCAGGCCCAAGCCGACCTTTTCTCTCGGCAGTACCGGAGACTCGGTTTCCCCGTCGTCCAGCCTCAGTCAGTCGCCGACCAACTCTATGGCGAGTTTCTTCGGCGACGACAGCAATCAGCAAGCGTCCGTTACCTCGCCGTTCAGCTTCGGCCAGGATTTCGGGCTCCTTGCCACGAGACGAAGTCCCAGCCCTCGAACCAACAGCGTGTGCAGTCCTTTGAGCACCGAGGAGCCCACGCCGAGAACACCGTCCCCGCTCTCACCGAACGCCGAGTCCAGACTGCCAGTTTTCAATAGGATCAGCAACACCCTCGCCGACTTTGAGAATCTTAAGATCTAA
- the LOC126872300 gene encoding mRNA decay activator protein ZFP36L2-A isoform X1, with protein sequence MSTAVMSTPMFVECSEHLFKKNGHILPDFSTYARFIRTNQNSPAKTKEPTSTSTTSTSGNGSAGNNGGHAPLRRSYTSLVTTLIEQHRKLDRSASEPTSRYKTELCRPFEESGTCKYGDKCQFAHGYSELRNLARHPKYKTELCRTFHTIGFCPYGPRCHFIHNFEEARIHNQKVSAQLGSTQPNILGLNPILSAAAAAAAAAAAGGNTCSGSNVNPTTISSVALLEQIAASPQVAAVAAAATPNLMRANSLSLCSTTNAYNPPPLLRTNSLSLTTSQHHHHHHHHHHHHQTSSTTASSSVIGATRPKPTFSLGSTGDSVSPSSSLSQSPTNSMASFFGDDSNQQASVTSPFSFGQDFGLLATRRSPSPRTNSVCSPLSTEEPTPRTPSPLSPNAESRLPVFNRISNTLADFENLKI encoded by the coding sequence AACAGTCCCGCAAAGACGAAGGAGCCAACCTCGACATCAACGACGAGTACCTCGGGCAACGGTTCAGCCGGGAATAATGGCGGACACGCGCCTCTTCGCCGTAGCTACACGTCCCTGGTGACAACCCTGATCGAACAACATCGTAAACTAGATCGCAGCGCGAGCGAGCCAACGTCTCGTTATAAAACGGAGCTGTGCAGGCCATTCGAGGAAAGCGGCACCTGCAAATATGGCGACAAGTGTCAGTTCGCTCACGGTTACAGCGAGCTACGGAATCTCGCCCGGCATCCGAAATACAAGACCGAGCTGTGCCGCACGTTCCACACGATCGGTTTCTGTCCGTACGGACCCCGTTGCCATTTCATTCACAACTTCGAGGAGGCTCGAATTCACAATCAAAAGGTGAGCGCGCAACTAGGATCCACGCAACCGAACATACTGGGCTTGAATCCTATTCTAAGCGCTGCAGCAGCGGCAGCCGCAGCCGCAGCCGCCGGTGGAAATACCTGCAGTGGCTCGAACGTCAATCCGACGACGATCAGCAGCGTCGCTCTGCTCGAACAGATCGCGGCCTCGCCTCAGGTAGCGGCAGTGGCGGCCGCAGCGACCCCCAACCTCATGAGAGCCAATTCCTTGAGCCTGTGTAGTACCACCAATGCCTACAATCCACCGCCATTGCTCAGAACCAACTCGTTGAGTCTAACGACTAGCCaacaccaccaccaccaccaccaccaccatcatcatcatcagaCTAGCTCGACGACCGCTAGCTCGTCGGTGATCGGCGCCACCAGGCCCAAGCCGACCTTTTCTCTCGGCAGTACCGGAGACTCGGTTTCCCCGTCGTCCAGCCTCAGTCAGTCGCCGACCAACTCTATGGCGAGTTTCTTCGGCGACGACAGCAATCAGCAAGCGTCCGTTACCTCGCCGTTCAGCTTCGGCCAGGATTTCGGGCTCCTTGCCACGAGACGAAGTCCCAGCCCTCGAACCAACAGCGTGTGCAGTCCTTTGAGCACCGAGGAGCCCACGCCGAGAACACCGTCCCCGCTCTCACCGAACGCCGAGTCCAGACTGCCAGTTTTCAATAGGATCAGCAACACCCTCGCCGACTTTGAGAATCTTAAGATCTAA